In Synechococcus sp. CB0101, a genomic segment contains:
- a CDS encoding decaprenyl-phosphate phosphoribosyltransferase: MAEQPGVIQALIAACRPRQWTKNLLVYASALFSFQLNASIWWASTEALLAFCLISSAVYLLNDVIDRDADRAHPSKCRRPIASGALPVPVALIAAALIALLSLVIGAAVTPGLAAVIAGYAVIQIAYCLGLKRQPLLDLFCIASGFLLRALAGLVATGLGASPWFLLTIGLLALFLAVEKRKAELRISLDRGVVTRQVLLRYSLPLLQRLESLVASSAFMAYALWSAGPTLRGASTSWMLLTVPFVIAGIFRYQLLSDPEETERRCARYPDRNCEKPEEILLGDRGIQLTLLGWLATAIVVGMGHRMGWLA, from the coding sequence ATGGCTGAGCAACCCGGTGTGATCCAGGCCCTGATCGCCGCCTGCCGGCCCCGCCAGTGGACCAAAAACCTGCTGGTTTATGCGTCGGCCCTGTTCTCGTTTCAGCTCAACGCGTCGATTTGGTGGGCGTCCACCGAAGCGCTGCTGGCCTTCTGCCTGATTTCCAGCGCGGTGTATTTGCTCAACGACGTGATCGATCGCGACGCCGATCGCGCCCACCCGAGCAAATGCCGCCGCCCAATCGCCTCCGGTGCCCTGCCGGTGCCAGTGGCCCTGATCGCCGCGGCCCTGATTGCCTTGCTCAGCCTGGTGATCGGTGCCGCCGTCACCCCCGGCCTGGCGGCCGTGATCGCGGGCTATGCCGTGATTCAGATCGCCTATTGCCTGGGGCTCAAGCGCCAGCCGCTGCTGGATCTGTTCTGCATCGCCTCGGGTTTTCTGCTGCGGGCCCTGGCTGGGCTGGTGGCCACGGGGCTGGGGGCATCGCCCTGGTTTCTGCTCACCATCGGTCTGCTGGCCCTGTTTCTGGCGGTGGAGAAGCGCAAGGCGGAGCTGCGCATCTCCCTGGATCGCGGCGTGGTGACCCGCCAGGTGTTGCTGCGCTACTCCCTGCCCCTGCTGCAGCGGCTCGAATCGCTGGTGGCCAGCAGTGCCTTCATGGCCTACGCCCTCTGGAGCGCCGGCCCCACCCTGCGCGGCGCCTCCACGAGCTGGATGCTGCTCACCGTGCCCTTTGTGATCGCCGGCATCTTTCGCTATCAGCTGCTCAGCGACCCCGAAGAAACCGAGCGCCGCTGCGCCCGCTACCCGGATCGCAACTGCGAGAAGCCCGAGGAAATCCTGCTGGGCGACCGCGGCATTCAGCTCACCCTGCTGGGCTGGTTGGCCACGGCGATCGTGGTAGGCATGGGCCACCGCATGGGCTGGTTGGCATGA
- a CDS encoding SDR family NAD(P)-dependent oxidoreductase, whose protein sequence is MTTALRSAWVLGSTSTVAIAICRGLAERGCRRFHLLARNPARNQALASELRDRFGAEVSCEAIDLLAPQLAQPQLQESFDLYLVAAGSLGDAERARSDAAEAQAITLANFTGLIPWLTAIVSPERIEQPGALWVFSSVAADRGRPSNYHYGAAKAGLLRFCEGLLLRCHGTPFAVRILKAGFIASPMTDGKAPPLLCARPEQIASDLLRHPRRRGIETIPWWWTPLMALVRRLPARLAARL, encoded by the coding sequence ATGACGACGGCGCTTCGCTCCGCCTGGGTGCTCGGCAGCACCAGCACCGTGGCCATCGCCATTTGCCGCGGCCTGGCCGAACGCGGCTGTCGCCGCTTCCACCTCTTGGCCCGCAACCCAGCGCGCAATCAGGCCCTCGCCAGCGAGCTGCGCGATCGCTTCGGCGCGGAGGTGAGCTGCGAAGCCATCGATCTCCTGGCGCCACAGCTGGCCCAACCCCAACTCCAGGAGTCGTTCGACCTCTACCTCGTGGCTGCCGGCAGCCTCGGCGATGCCGAACGGGCCCGCAGCGATGCCGCCGAAGCCCAGGCGATCACCCTGGCCAACTTCACCGGCCTGATCCCCTGGCTCACGGCGATCGTGTCGCCCGAGCGGATCGAGCAGCCCGGTGCCCTCTGGGTGTTCTCCTCGGTGGCCGCCGATCGCGGCCGCCCCTCCAATTACCACTACGGCGCCGCCAAAGCCGGCCTGCTGCGCTTCTGCGAGGGCTTGCTGCTGCGCTGCCACGGCACCCCCTTTGCGGTGCGCATCCTCAAGGCCGGCTTCATCGCCAGCCCGATGACCGACGGCAAAGCCCCTCCACTGCTCTGTGCCCGCCCTGAGCAAATCGCCAGCGACCTCCTGCGCCATCCCCGGCGCCGCGGCATCGAAACGATTCCCTGGTGGTGGACGCCGCTGATGGCCCTGGTGCGCCGCCTGCCCGCCCGCCTCGCCGCCCGGCTCTGA
- a CDS encoding HAD-IB family hydrolase yields the protein MSGTSPVATRSRPVAAFDFDGTLLAGDTLLILHRLVRSPRGQLIDGLLLLPDLLLWKSGQHSTAWFKQRVLQQLLTPAMQRRSAEQRSALLEHSLANALWRQLRPEALARLEWHRQQGHRIVIVSASPRCLLQAIAERLGVELIATETSDPRNGKPIELSSANCKGAEKIRRLQAWLENQPLSHTELHAYGDSRGDRELLQHAAHPHWRSFSAESRPYPTAQGLNRWLTPLALVLLLSALAGLLQLDPATQSSLISGLRQLPAWIPAILAVLAVSYAGRYLRFRMLLGAERIGRISRSEAWVWFQGFALTATPGKLGELARVQQLHRQLGYPRQPLLHAFLAERLCDAAAVVAWLAVLVPGQLLQRLSPPAASTLGISALAALLGLGASIWIWRHRSHWQHHLPSGRLAQACLPACALSLVIWGLEAMILWLLVQAISPTAAFNTGQAISTYLLSGTAGMASLLPGGLGVNEATTTLLLGQAGIPTSLGLSIAILRRLCSVWLITSLAALASWSDRRS from the coding sequence ATGAGCGGAACCAGCCCCGTGGCCACCCGATCCCGGCCTGTGGCGGCCTTCGATTTTGACGGCACCCTTCTCGCGGGCGACACGCTGCTGATCCTGCACCGGCTGGTGCGCTCCCCCCGGGGCCAACTGATCGACGGGCTGCTGCTACTGCCAGATCTCCTGCTCTGGAAGAGCGGCCAGCACAGCACCGCCTGGTTCAAACAGCGGGTGCTGCAACAGCTGCTCACCCCAGCCATGCAGCGGCGCTCAGCGGAGCAGCGCTCAGCCTTGTTGGAGCACAGTCTGGCGAACGCCCTCTGGCGGCAGCTACGGCCCGAAGCCCTGGCCCGCCTGGAGTGGCATCGCCAGCAGGGTCACCGGATCGTGATCGTGTCGGCCTCACCCCGCTGCCTGCTTCAAGCGATCGCCGAGCGGTTGGGCGTGGAACTGATCGCCACCGAAACGAGCGATCCCAGAAACGGCAAACCAATCGAGCTGAGCTCCGCCAACTGCAAAGGCGCGGAGAAGATTCGGCGCCTACAGGCCTGGCTGGAGAACCAGCCCCTCAGCCACACCGAGCTGCATGCCTACGGCGACAGCCGCGGCGACCGCGAACTGCTGCAACACGCCGCACACCCCCACTGGCGCAGCTTCAGCGCCGAGAGTCGTCCCTACCCAACGGCTCAAGGACTGAACCGTTGGCTGACACCCCTCGCTCTGGTGCTGCTGCTTTCGGCCCTGGCTGGTCTGCTGCAGCTCGATCCAGCCACCCAAAGCAGCCTGATCAGCGGCCTCAGGCAGCTCCCCGCCTGGATTCCAGCGATTCTTGCGGTGCTAGCCGTGAGCTACGCAGGCCGCTACCTGCGCTTTCGAATGCTGCTGGGTGCGGAACGGATCGGGCGCATCAGCCGCTCAGAAGCCTGGGTGTGGTTCCAGGGCTTCGCCCTCACCGCCACCCCTGGAAAACTCGGTGAACTGGCGCGGGTGCAACAACTGCACCGCCAACTGGGCTACCCCCGCCAGCCGCTGCTGCATGCCTTCCTGGCGGAGCGGCTCTGTGATGCCGCCGCTGTGGTTGCCTGGCTTGCGGTGCTGGTGCCTGGCCAACTGCTGCAGCGCCTGAGCCCTCCGGCAGCTTCCACCCTGGGCATCAGCGCACTCGCCGCCTTGCTCGGCCTGGGCGCGAGCATCTGGATCTGGCGCCACCGTTCCCACTGGCAACACCACCTACCCAGTGGTCGCCTGGCCCAGGCCTGCCTACCCGCCTGTGCCCTGAGCCTGGTGATCTGGGGTCTGGAAGCCATGATCCTCTGGCTGCTGGTGCAGGCGATCAGCCCAACCGCCGCCTTCAACACCGGCCAGGCCATCAGCACCTATCTGCTCTCGGGCACTGCCGGCATGGCCTCTTTGCTGCCCGGCGGCCTCGGTGTGAATGAAGCGACCACCACGCTGCTGCTCGGGCAAGCGGGCATCCCCACCTCCCTCGGGCTGAGCATCGCGATCCTGCGCCGCCTCTGCAGCGTGTGGCTGATCACGTCGTTGGCGGCCCTTGCAAGCTGGAGTGATCGACGGTCCTGA
- a CDS encoding NAD(P)-dependent oxidoreductase, with translation MKVFLPGGAGLVGLNLIALLQQHHPDWQLLVVDKKREAVNAGRQLFPAVEFLCEDLTTTSGVSWPQRLAGCNACVMLQAEIGNTDPSQFERNNIRTTEVVLEQLKRQGIPRLVHISSSVVNSVATDLYTSTKRAQEQLVQRSWPGVVILRPTLMFGWFDRKHLGWLARFMQKLPVFPIPGSGRFIRQPLYVGDFCQVIQSCLEQPGLSGTYDITGLEQVSYISLMRQLRQAVQARPWIIHLPIPLFGWLLQLWALISRQPAFTRSQLTALTAGDEFDVIDWPGIFSVQPTRLADALRITYQDPRYSQVVIPF, from the coding sequence ATGAAGGTGTTTCTTCCCGGCGGGGCCGGCCTGGTGGGGCTCAACTTGATCGCGCTGCTCCAGCAGCACCATCCCGATTGGCAGCTGCTGGTGGTGGACAAAAAGCGCGAAGCCGTGAACGCCGGCCGCCAGCTCTTCCCCGCTGTGGAGTTTCTCTGCGAAGACCTCACCACCACCAGCGGCGTGAGCTGGCCCCAACGCCTGGCGGGCTGCAACGCCTGCGTGATGCTTCAGGCCGAGATCGGCAACACTGACCCCAGCCAGTTCGAGCGCAACAACATCCGCACCACCGAAGTGGTGCTCGAGCAGCTCAAGCGCCAAGGCATCCCCCGGCTGGTGCACATCAGCAGCTCGGTGGTGAACTCAGTCGCCACCGACCTCTACACATCCACCAAGCGCGCCCAGGAGCAGCTGGTGCAACGCAGCTGGCCCGGTGTGGTGATCCTGCGCCCCACCCTGATGTTCGGCTGGTTCGACCGCAAACATCTGGGCTGGTTGGCGCGGTTCATGCAGAAGCTGCCCGTGTTCCCGATCCCCGGCAGCGGCCGCTTCATCCGCCAACCCCTCTACGTGGGGGATTTCTGCCAAGTGATTCAAAGCTGCCTTGAGCAGCCGGGCCTCAGCGGCACCTACGACATCACGGGCCTGGAGCAGGTGAGCTACATCAGCCTGATGCGCCAATTGCGCCAGGCCGTGCAGGCCCGTCCCTGGATCATCCACCTGCCGATCCCGCTGTTCGGCTGGTTGCTGCAGCTTTGGGCCCTGATCAGCCGCCAGCCGGCCTTCACCCGGTCGCAGCTCACGGCCCTCACGGCCGGCGATGAATTCGACGTGATCGATTGGCCCGGCATCTTCTCGGTGCAGCCCACCAGGCTGGCCGATGCCCTGCGGATCACCTACCAGGATCCGCGCTATTCCCAGGTGGTGATTCCCTTCTGA
- a CDS encoding IS3 family transposase (programmed frameshift), with protein MRRYSEAVKADVRRRMSPPRRQSVAQISAELGIHIVTLYNWRKVWRLQGEVVPASEKDPDGWSAADKFTVVLETAGLNATELSAYCRERGLYPEQVERWRQAAQDANEKLKEQKELERLRAQDQREIKALKKELQRKEKAMAEMAALLVLRKKGGLLLGGRGRLTSAVHRRKAIELIGEAHAAGAGLLSACGEIGICLRTLKRWRKACLGDGGGHDRRKGSHRLVSHKLSEEERQRILLTCNQAEYASLPPGQIVPALADQGLYIGSESSFYRVLHAHGQVHRRGRARPPQEPRPVPRLRASGANQVWSWDITYLPTTVRGIWLYLYLVIDVWSRKVVAWDVAEREDPAIAADLVSRACLRERISKGRKQPLILHADNGNAMRAATLESRLEELGVLRSFSRPRVSNDNPYSESLFRTVKYRPDYPRRPFASKEQACQWVAEFVGWYNHQHRHSGIKFVTPQQRHDGQAVEISRHRAVVYERARQLNPRRWSRSTRCWRQPEVVWINQPTDELNEPGQLPLMQAA; from the exons ATGCGTCGTTACAGCGAGGCCGTTAAAGCTGATGTGAGGAGGCGGATGAGTCCGCCTCGCAGGCAGAGCGTGGCTCAGATCTCAGCAGAGCTGGGCATTCACATCGTCACCCTCTACAACTGGAGAAAGGTCTGGCGGTTGCAAGGAGAGGTGGTCCCCGCATCCGAGAAAGACCCTGATGGCTGGAGTGCTGCCGACAAGTTCACGGTGGTGCTCGAGACCGCTGGGCTGAACGCCACTGAGCTCAGTGCCTACTGCCGTGAGCGGGGGCTTTACCCGGAGCAGGTGGAGCGCTGGCGTCAGGCGGCCCAGGATGCCAACGAAAAGTTGAAGGAGCAGAAAGAGCTGGAAAGGCTCCGTGCCCAGGACCAGCGGGAGATCAAGGCCCTCAAGAAGGAGCTGCAGCGCAAGGAGAAGGCCATGGCTGAGATGGCTGCCCTGCTGGTTCTGCGAAAAAAG GGAGGCCTTCTGCTCGGAGGACGCGGAAGGCTGACCAGCGCCGTTCACCGGCGCAAGGCGATCGAGCTGATCGGCGAGGCGCATGCTGCTGGCGCAGGCCTTCTCAGTGCCTGCGGCGAGATCGGCATCTGCCTGCGCACACTCAAACGCTGGCGCAAGGCATGTCTGGGTGATGGCGGAGGCCACGATCGCCGCAAAGGCAGTCACCGCCTGGTCTCTCACAAGCTGAGCGAGGAGGAACGCCAACGCATCCTGCTCACCTGCAACCAGGCGGAGTACGCCTCACTGCCACCAGGGCAGATCGTGCCAGCTCTTGCTGATCAGGGTCTGTACATCGGCTCGGAGAGCAGCTTCTACCGGGTGCTCCATGCCCATGGCCAGGTTCACCGTCGCGGTCGTGCAAGGCCACCACAGGAACCGCGCCCCGTTCCACGGCTCAGGGCCTCAGGAGCAAACCAGGTGTGGAGTTGGGACATCACCTATCTGCCCACCACCGTGCGCGGGATCTGGCTGTACCTCTACTTGGTGATCGACGTCTGGAGCCGCAAGGTCGTGGCCTGGGATGTTGCTGAGCGAGAAGATCCAGCCATTGCAGCGGATCTGGTCAGCCGTGCTTGCCTGAGAGAGCGGATCAGCAAGGGCCGGAAGCAACCGCTGATCCTCCATGCCGACAACGGCAACGCCATGCGTGCGGCCACGCTGGAAAGCCGCTTGGAAGAACTGGGCGTCCTCAGGTCGTTCTCTCGGCCACGGGTCTCCAACGACAACCCGTACTCGGAATCACTGTTCAGGACGGTGAAGTATCGGCCTGATTACCCCCGCAGGCCATTTGCCTCCAAAGAACAGGCGTGTCAGTGGGTCGCCGAGTTCGTCGGTTGGTACAACCACCAACACCGCCACAGTGGCATCAAATTCGTGACGCCCCAGCAACGTCACGATGGCCAGGCCGTGGAGATCAGTCGCCACCGCGCTGTCGTCTACGAACGAGCCCGACAGCTCAATCCAAGGCGCTGGTCACGATCAACCAGGTGTTGGCGTCAACCGGAGGTGGTCTGGATCAATCAGCCGACGGATGAGCTCAATGAACCAGGGCAGCTACCGTTGATGCAGGCCGCCTGA
- a CDS encoding FAD-binding oxidoreductase has protein sequence MNATLTGTTTSLTGWGRTDPSTALVCVPSAIDQIQSAVAAASPGSLIARGLGRAYGNPAQCGGGTVLELTGLDAIQLDAATGCVTCGAGASLDAVLRVIVPAGFFLPVTPGTRNVTVGGAIAADVHGKNHHGEGSFANHVQWLKLLDGSGQLRQLSPSDPATALAFWATAGGMGLTGVIVEACFRLIPISSSLISVDTTRFRDLDALMAAMVEADARYRYSVAWVDSLNPAGRGVLTCGEHASREQVEGSGVDPLHYDPKALAGAPSLLPGGLLNTWTVRAFNEAWYRKAPKQREGELQAISPYFHPLDGVSNWNRIYGPAGFLQYQFAVPDAAAHLVGTSLEALRRIGAPSFLTVLKRFGPGNPGPLSFPMPGWTLAADVSAAVPGLFELLAQLDEQVAAAGGRLYLAKDSRQSATMLERSYPRLHEWRQQRALLDPRGVFSSDLARRVKL, from the coding sequence ATGAACGCCACCCTCACCGGCACCACCACATCCCTCACCGGCTGGGGCCGCACTGATCCCAGCACCGCTCTGGTGTGCGTGCCCAGTGCCATCGATCAGATCCAGAGCGCCGTAGCAGCGGCATCGCCCGGAAGCCTGATTGCCCGGGGCCTCGGCCGCGCCTACGGCAACCCGGCCCAATGCGGCGGTGGCACGGTGCTGGAGCTCACAGGGCTGGATGCCATCCAGCTCGATGCCGCCACCGGCTGCGTGACCTGCGGCGCCGGCGCAAGCCTTGACGCTGTGCTGCGGGTGATCGTGCCGGCGGGCTTCTTCCTTCCCGTCACCCCTGGCACTCGCAACGTGACCGTGGGCGGCGCCATCGCCGCTGATGTGCATGGCAAAAACCACCACGGGGAGGGCAGCTTTGCCAACCACGTTCAATGGCTGAAGCTGTTGGATGGCAGCGGCCAGCTGCGCCAGCTCAGCCCCAGTGATCCCGCCACCGCCCTGGCCTTCTGGGCAACAGCGGGCGGCATGGGCCTCACCGGCGTGATCGTGGAAGCCTGCTTCCGGCTGATCCCGATCAGCAGCTCGCTGATCAGCGTGGATACCACCCGCTTCCGCGACCTTGATGCCCTGATGGCAGCGATGGTGGAGGCCGATGCCCGCTACCGCTACAGCGTGGCCTGGGTCGACAGCCTCAACCCTGCCGGACGCGGAGTGCTCACCTGCGGTGAACACGCGAGCCGCGAACAGGTGGAAGGCAGCGGCGTCGACCCACTCCACTACGACCCCAAAGCACTCGCCGGTGCTCCGTCGCTGCTACCAGGCGGCCTGCTGAACACCTGGACAGTGCGGGCCTTCAACGAAGCCTGGTATCGCAAGGCCCCCAAACAACGGGAAGGCGAGCTGCAGGCGATCAGCCCCTACTTCCACCCCCTCGATGGGGTGAGCAACTGGAACCGCATCTACGGCCCCGCCGGGTTCCTGCAATACCAGTTCGCCGTGCCGGATGCCGCGGCCCACCTGGTGGGCACCAGCCTCGAAGCGCTGCGCCGCATCGGTGCCCCCAGCTTCCTCACGGTGCTCAAACGCTTCGGGCCAGGCAACCCCGGACCCCTCTCCTTCCCGATGCCTGGCTGGACCCTCGCCGCCGATGTGTCGGCCGCGGTACCGGGCCTGTTCGAGCTGCTCGCTCAGCTGGATGAGCAGGTGGCCGCAGCCGGCGGACGGCTCTACCTGGCGAAAGACTCGCGCCAATCTGCAACCATGCTCGAGCGCAGCTATCCACGCCTGCATGAGTGGCGCCAGCAGCGGGCCCTGCTCGATCCCCGCGGTGTGTTCAGCTCCGATCTGGCCCGTCGCGTGAAGCTCTGA
- a CDS encoding NAD(P)/FAD-dependent oxidoreductase — protein sequence MAPTIAVVGGGPMGLAVAYQLALEGARPVLLEADDRLGGMAASFQFAGQTLERYYHFHCLSDHAFFQLLEELGLADQLRWKQTSMGFFVDGRLYRWGSAGSVLSFRRLPLLTRVRYLLHAARCLSLRRWQHLDGIRATDWLKRWLGPQGYALLWQKLFAYKFYEHSDTLSAAWIWSRIRRLGQSRRWLKETLGYLEGGSQRWIDALEQRLRELGCEIQLSSPVQAIRSRGPSEGAVVQTPAGLRQFDAVISTVPLPLVAPMLQAGGADAALVGRYSDQLSVACACVVLQTRQPITGNFWTNINDGRFAIPGIIEFSNLRPLQGHITYVPYYMPASHPDYQRPDEAFIADSIACLKAINPDLGDTDVLAAHCSRYRYAQPVCGTHFQQTLPPLQPLPGITTVDTTVYYPEDRGIAESVGYGRELAKQVVRELHTSGR from the coding sequence ATGGCGCCAACGATCGCGGTGGTGGGCGGCGGCCCCATGGGCCTGGCGGTGGCCTACCAACTGGCCCTCGAAGGCGCCAGGCCCGTGTTGCTGGAGGCCGACGATCGCCTCGGCGGCATGGCGGCCAGCTTCCAGTTCGCCGGGCAGACCCTCGAGCGTTACTACCACTTCCATTGCCTCAGCGACCACGCCTTCTTCCAGCTACTCGAGGAGCTGGGCCTGGCCGATCAGCTGCGCTGGAAGCAAACGTCCATGGGCTTCTTTGTGGATGGGCGCCTCTACCGCTGGGGCAGTGCGGGCTCGGTGCTGAGCTTCCGTCGCCTACCCCTGCTCACACGTGTCCGCTATCTGCTGCATGCAGCCCGCTGCCTCAGCCTGCGCCGCTGGCAGCACCTCGATGGCATCCGAGCCACCGACTGGCTCAAGCGCTGGCTCGGCCCCCAGGGCTATGCCCTGCTTTGGCAAAAGCTCTTTGCCTACAAGTTCTACGAACACAGCGACACGCTCTCGGCCGCCTGGATCTGGAGCCGCATCCGCCGCCTGGGGCAATCGCGCCGCTGGCTCAAGGAAACCCTCGGCTACCTGGAGGGCGGCTCCCAGCGCTGGATCGATGCCCTGGAGCAGCGCCTGCGGGAGCTGGGCTGCGAGATCCAGCTTTCAAGCCCGGTGCAGGCGATCCGCTCCCGGGGCCCTAGTGAGGGAGCGGTGGTGCAAACCCCGGCTGGTTTGCGCCAGTTCGATGCGGTGATCTCCACTGTGCCACTGCCGCTGGTGGCGCCGATGTTGCAGGCCGGCGGAGCCGATGCGGCACTCGTGGGCCGCTACAGCGATCAGCTGTCGGTGGCCTGCGCCTGCGTGGTGCTGCAAACCCGCCAGCCGATCACCGGCAACTTCTGGACCAACATCAACGACGGGCGCTTCGCCATCCCCGGCATCATCGAGTTCTCGAATCTGCGGCCGCTGCAAGGGCATATCACCTATGTGCCCTATTACATGCCCGCCAGCCACCCGGATTACCAGCGCCCGGATGAGGCTTTCATCGCCGATTCAATCGCCTGCCTGAAAGCGATCAACCCCGACCTTGGCGACACCGACGTGCTGGCGGCCCACTGCAGCCGCTACCGCTACGCCCAGCCGGTATGCGGCACACATTTCCAACAAACCCTGCCGCCATTGCAGCCCCTACCCGGGATCACCACGGTGGACACCACCGTCTACTACCCGGAAGATCGAGGCATCGCCGAAAGCGTGGGCTACGGCCGTGAACTGGCCAAGCAGGTCGTTCGTGAGCTGCACACCAGCGGGCGATGA
- a CDS encoding GtrA family protein — MTTKAPAAHSPRREFVLFLITGGVAALVNVVSRVGFSQLLRFELAVLLAYGVGMLTAYVLARKFVFLKSRTSVRRSFAAFALVNLFAVLQTWLVSVGLRNWLLPLLGIVVLRDLIAHGIGVAVPVLSSYFGHKHISFRAR; from the coding sequence ATGACAACCAAGGCCCCTGCCGCCCATTCACCCCGCCGGGAGTTTGTGCTGTTCCTGATCACCGGCGGCGTGGCCGCTCTGGTGAATGTGGTGAGCCGAGTGGGCTTTTCGCAGCTCCTGCGCTTTGAGCTAGCGGTGCTGCTGGCCTACGGGGTGGGGATGCTCACGGCCTATGTACTGGCCCGGAAGTTTGTGTTTCTCAAGAGCCGCACCAGCGTGCGTCGCTCCTTCGCGGCCTTCGCCCTGGTGAACCTATTTGCCGTGCTGCAAACCTGGCTGGTGAGCGTTGGCCTGCGCAACTGGCTGTTGCCCCTGCTCGGCATCGTGGTGCTGCGCGATCTGATCGCCCATGGCATCGGCGTGGCCGTGCCAGTGCTGAGTAGCTATTTCGGCCACAAACACATTTCCTTCCGCGCGCGCTGA